In Salana multivorans, a single genomic region encodes these proteins:
- a CDS encoding carbohydrate ABC transporter permease: protein MSRSVAPTGRRRSQWVVFAMLCGVAASIIYPLYFVLVTSLRSNEDYLQDPFGLPGQWSLANYVTLADAYGAGRAFLNSLIVSVVSVSLVLLLAALAAYALAKLPVPGARAVTATFVSVMLIPGPVLIIPIYLMLSRLELVGSYWGLVLVYLATGLPFATFFLTISFRGIPNEVIEAARIDGAGFYRTLWSVILPMGVAGLATLAVLQFLGVWNELIFAFILIPDQANRLLTPTLASIGERFVTDQPLVSAGLFITAVVPLLLLSVASKYIMQGLQVGVSR, encoded by the coding sequence ATGTCTCGATCCGTCGCCCCGACCGGCCGTCGCCGGAGCCAGTGGGTCGTCTTCGCGATGCTGTGCGGCGTCGCGGCGTCGATCATCTACCCGCTCTACTTCGTCCTCGTCACGTCGCTGCGCTCGAACGAGGACTACCTCCAGGACCCGTTCGGCCTGCCGGGGCAGTGGAGCCTCGCGAACTACGTGACGCTCGCCGACGCCTACGGCGCCGGCCGCGCGTTCCTCAACAGCCTCATCGTGTCGGTCGTCTCGGTGTCGCTCGTGCTGCTGCTGGCGGCGCTGGCCGCCTACGCGCTCGCCAAGCTCCCCGTCCCCGGGGCGCGGGCGGTGACGGCGACGTTCGTCTCCGTCATGCTCATCCCCGGGCCGGTGCTCATCATCCCGATCTACCTCATGCTCTCCCGGCTCGAGCTGGTCGGGAGCTACTGGGGGCTCGTGCTGGTGTACCTCGCGACCGGCCTGCCGTTCGCCACGTTCTTCCTCACCATCTCCTTCCGGGGCATCCCGAACGAGGTGATCGAGGCGGCGCGGATCGACGGCGCCGGGTTCTACCGGACGCTGTGGTCGGTCATCCTCCCGATGGGCGTCGCCGGCCTCGCGACGCTCGCGGTGCTGCAGTTCCTCGGCGTGTGGAACGAGCTGATCTTCGCGTTCATCCTCATCCCCGACCAGGCGAACCGGCTGCTCACGCCGACGCTCGCCTCCATCGGCGAGCGGTTCGTGACGGACCAGCCGCTGGTGTCGGCGGGACTGTTCATCACGGCCGTCGTGCCGCTCCTGCTGCTGTCGGTGGCCTCGAAGTACATCATGCAGGGCCTCCAGGTCGGGGTCAGCCGGTAG
- a CDS encoding fumarylacetoacetate hydrolase family protein, with the protein MRLMRIGEPGHERPAVAVGEHEYVDVSEHVADFDEAFFAAGGLRDLPGLVEAGAPRPLAGERIGAPIARPHQIVCIGLNYRDHAAESGMPVPTEPIVFSKSPNTLVGPDDDVVMPRGATKLDWEVELGIVVGSRASYLDSPAAAWDAIAGYVLVNDVSERAFQLERGGQWVKGKSAATFNPAGPWLVTPDEVGDVMDLGMSLDVNGVRRQSGSTATMIFDPAEILRYLSQFMVLEPGDLINTGTPPGVALGMAEPAYLVPGDVMELRIDRLGSARQRVVPAV; encoded by the coding sequence ATGCGACTGATGCGGATCGGTGAACCGGGACACGAGCGACCCGCCGTCGCCGTGGGAGAGCACGAGTACGTCGACGTGTCGGAGCACGTCGCCGACTTCGACGAGGCGTTCTTCGCCGCCGGCGGCCTGCGCGACCTGCCCGGTCTGGTCGAGGCCGGCGCCCCGCGCCCCCTCGCCGGCGAGCGGATCGGTGCCCCGATCGCGCGCCCGCACCAGATCGTCTGCATCGGGTTGAACTACCGCGACCACGCGGCCGAGTCCGGCATGCCCGTCCCGACCGAGCCCATCGTCTTCTCCAAGAGCCCCAACACGCTCGTCGGCCCGGACGACGACGTCGTCATGCCGCGCGGGGCGACCAAGCTCGACTGGGAGGTCGAGCTCGGCATCGTCGTCGGTTCGCGAGCCAGCTACCTCGACTCGCCGGCCGCGGCCTGGGACGCCATCGCCGGGTACGTGCTGGTGAACGACGTGAGCGAGCGCGCCTTCCAGCTCGAGCGCGGCGGGCAGTGGGTCAAGGGAAAGTCGGCGGCGACGTTCAACCCCGCCGGGCCGTGGCTCGTGACGCCCGACGAGGTGGGCGACGTGATGGACCTGGGGATGTCGCTGGACGTCAACGGCGTGCGCCGGCAGAGCGGCTCGACCGCCACGATGATCTTCGACCCCGCCGAGATCCTGCGGTACCTGAGCCAGTTCATGGTGCTCGAGCCCGGCGACCTCATCAACACCGGCACCCCGCCCGGCGTCGCCCTCGGCATGGCCGAGCCGGCCTACCTCGTGCCGGGGGACGTCATGGAGCTGCGGATCGACCGGCTGGGCAGCGCCCGGCAGCGCGTGGTCCCCGCCGTCTAG
- a CDS encoding FadR/GntR family transcriptional regulator: MVEPAGTRSGYAMRGRQAIVIEAVGRSIVSGEVAVGEVLPREAELVERFGLSRTSVREAMRVLAAKGLVDIRQKVGTRVRPQELWNVFDTDILRWHNEAGLGAEIMRDLVEVRQIMEPAAARLAAGRATIADHHRMAKALAAMTASTEDPDDYASADVEFHLAVYAASHNSLLRQFGSVVADFMKLTFTVQQHTTMDPGELAADAASHATVYRAIDRGNGEQAEEAMLTVVLDGKNALVRALGGADGGPVGASGG; encoded by the coding sequence ATGGTCGAGCCAGCAGGGACCCGCTCGGGCTACGCGATGCGCGGCCGGCAGGCCATCGTCATCGAGGCGGTCGGGCGCAGCATCGTGTCGGGCGAGGTCGCCGTCGGCGAGGTGCTGCCGCGGGAGGCGGAGCTGGTCGAGCGGTTCGGCCTGTCCCGGACCTCGGTCCGGGAGGCGATGCGGGTGCTCGCGGCCAAGGGTCTGGTCGACATCCGCCAGAAGGTGGGGACGCGGGTGCGCCCCCAGGAGCTGTGGAACGTCTTCGACACCGACATCCTGCGCTGGCACAACGAGGCGGGGCTCGGGGCCGAGATCATGCGCGACCTGGTCGAGGTGCGGCAGATCATGGAGCCGGCAGCGGCGCGCCTGGCCGCCGGCCGCGCCACGATCGCCGATCACCACCGGATGGCCAAGGCCCTCGCCGCCATGACGGCGAGCACCGAGGACCCCGACGACTACGCGTCGGCCGACGTCGAGTTCCACCTCGCCGTGTACGCCGCGAGCCACAACTCCCTGCTGCGGCAGTTCGGGAGCGTCGTCGCCGACTTCATGAAGCTCACGTTCACGGTGCAGCAGCACACGACGATGGACCCCGGCGAGCTCGCGGCGGACGCCGCCAGCCACGCGACGGTCTACCGCGCGATCGACCGGGGCAACGGCGAGCAGGCCGAGGAGGCCATGCTCACGGTCGTCCTCGACGGCAAGAACGCGCTCGTCCGCGCCCTCGGTGGAGCCGACGGCGGGCCCGTCGGCGCGTCCGGCGGCTGA
- a CDS encoding SDR family NAD(P)-dependent oxidoreductase: MTDNGLRCLVTGAASGIGAAVAERLRARGDRVVGADREELPDGLRVDLSDPAGRHDLVARASDVLGGLDVLVNVAGVFAETPVLSSTLEQWRAVWAVDLEAPLELMREAAVTMAATGFGRIVNITSVHAGFAQPDCLAYDVAKAGLEAATRSFALDTARHGVLVNAVAPGFVRTRMSLTAEGVDETDTEAFRERYVRHGLLPLGRAALPEEIAHVVGWLASRENTYVTGQVLVADGGLTTTF; encoded by the coding sequence ATGACCGACAACGGACTGCGGTGCCTGGTCACGGGGGCGGCGAGCGGCATCGGCGCCGCCGTCGCCGAGCGCCTGCGGGCGCGCGGGGACCGCGTCGTCGGCGCCGACCGCGAGGAGCTGCCGGACGGCCTGCGGGTCGACCTGTCGGACCCGGCCGGCCGGCACGACCTCGTCGCGCGCGCGAGCGACGTCCTCGGCGGGCTCGACGTGCTCGTCAACGTCGCCGGCGTGTTCGCGGAGACACCCGTGCTGAGCAGCACGCTGGAGCAGTGGCGCGCCGTCTGGGCCGTCGACCTCGAGGCGCCGCTCGAGCTCATGCGCGAGGCAGCCGTCACCATGGCGGCGACCGGGTTCGGTCGCATCGTCAACATCACGAGCGTCCACGCGGGGTTCGCCCAGCCCGACTGCCTGGCCTACGACGTCGCGAAGGCCGGGCTGGAGGCGGCCACGCGCTCGTTCGCCCTCGACACCGCGCGGCACGGCGTGCTGGTCAACGCCGTCGCCCCCGGCTTCGTCCGCACGCGGATGAGCCTCACGGCCGAGGGCGTCGACGAGACCGACACCGAGGCGTTCCGCGAGCGCTACGTGCGGCACGGGCTGCTCCCCCTGGGCCGGGCGGCCCTGCCCGAGGAGATCGCCCACGTCGTCGGCTGGCTCGCGAGCCGGGAGAACACCTACGTCACCGGTCAGGTCCTCGTGGCCGACGGCGGCCTCACCACGACGTTCTGA
- a CDS encoding ABC transporter substrate-binding protein — protein sequence MRMHGPGAAVLLAAVIGLAACGPSSDSGAGSSGSGTETRELLVWDTGILGRTLDNGDADMENSFIDQMAAKFEDANPGVTVKVVQQGGDITANGAQFQAASIAGDGPDVRIQYAGGPTLSFAEFFTDLEPLLTPEIIDSMAGFNVNREGFEPDGRILGMPYGAGNLFTVFQNHAVLEEAGLDPADPPQTWEELIANGQQVVDATDKNGFWVANLEGYTGAWMISALVGGELGESAFTQMYAGEIRVDDPAMVKAYQAFADWGTSGLTNPDAGQVSNGDSTAGFVSGGSAYYLVGSWENNNMLEAFGEDGVSSFFIPTLEGSAHPNIGAGGPEIAISVTEYSKNKELAGEFLRFLAEPENQDVFVELYQTQGSNHRDGDPSKIQNPLLRAQFEELAEASDGVTFAFDSVMPQATIDLFYRVNAAVFLGTTTPQDAVNQLQASYEQEIALQ from the coding sequence ATGAGAATGCATGGACCGGGGGCCGCTGTGCTCCTCGCCGCCGTGATCGGGCTGGCCGCCTGCGGCCCGTCGTCCGACTCGGGTGCCGGGTCGTCCGGCTCGGGCACCGAGACGAGGGAGCTGCTGGTCTGGGACACCGGCATCCTGGGGCGGACGCTCGACAACGGCGACGCCGACATGGAGAACTCCTTCATCGACCAGATGGCGGCGAAGTTCGAGGACGCCAACCCGGGCGTCACCGTCAAGGTCGTCCAGCAGGGCGGGGACATCACGGCGAACGGCGCCCAGTTCCAGGCGGCCTCGATCGCCGGCGACGGCCCCGACGTCCGCATCCAGTACGCGGGTGGTCCGACGCTGTCGTTCGCCGAGTTCTTCACCGACCTCGAGCCGCTGCTGACGCCCGAGATCATCGACTCGATGGCGGGCTTCAACGTCAACCGCGAGGGCTTCGAGCCCGACGGTCGCATCCTCGGGATGCCCTACGGCGCTGGGAACCTGTTCACCGTGTTCCAGAACCACGCCGTGCTGGAGGAGGCCGGCCTCGACCCGGCCGACCCGCCGCAGACGTGGGAGGAGCTCATCGCCAACGGGCAGCAGGTCGTCGACGCCACCGACAAGAACGGCTTCTGGGTGGCGAACCTCGAGGGCTACACCGGTGCCTGGATGATCAGCGCGCTGGTCGGCGGCGAGCTCGGGGAGTCGGCGTTCACGCAGATGTACGCCGGCGAGATCCGGGTGGACGACCCCGCGATGGTGAAGGCCTACCAGGCATTCGCCGACTGGGGGACGAGCGGCCTGACGAACCCCGACGCCGGGCAGGTATCCAACGGGGACTCCACTGCCGGCTTCGTGAGCGGCGGCAGCGCCTACTACCTCGTGGGGAGCTGGGAGAACAACAACATGCTCGAGGCGTTCGGCGAGGACGGCGTCAGCTCGTTCTTCATCCCGACGCTCGAGGGCTCCGCGCACCCGAACATCGGCGCCGGCGGCCCCGAGATCGCGATCTCGGTCACCGAGTACAGCAAGAACAAGGAGCTGGCGGGGGAGTTCCTCCGCTTCCTCGCGGAGCCGGAGAACCAGGACGTGTTCGTCGAGCTCTACCAGACCCAGGGCTCCAACCACCGCGACGGCGACCCGTCGAAGATCCAGAACCCGCTCCTGCGGGCGCAGTTCGAGGAGCTGGCCGAGGCGAGCGACGGGGTGACCTTCGCCTTCGACTCGGTGATGCCGCAGGCGACGATCGACCTGTTCTACCGCGTCAACGCCGCGGTGTTCCTCGGGACGACGACGCCGCAGGACGCGGTGAACCAGCTCCAGGCGTCCTACGAGCAGGAAATCGCGCTGCAGTGA
- a CDS encoding carbohydrate ABC transporter permease, with protein MARAVPAGGQPPAGTRPAPGRSIRDRNRVVGLLAVLPAFLVVVGFMAFPVLFALYISFTRTNGLTYRWVGLSNYVALLRDPIVHEVFLNNVTFLVSVPLVIFVALVVSVLLFDRVRGWRAFRVIFFLPNVLSVAVIGIMFRNAFGYYGAVNQALGLLGVEPVQFFTDGRLAIAVIVLALVWSGFGYQSLLLLAGLTSIDPAVFEAAALDGAGWWKRLWFITLPNVRRVLGFVFIINVLYTFSSLFGFVFVMTAGGPGFETTTIDYLVYLKAFSSTNLGAGAALAVLLFLFIGVLTLIQNRVFRLQEED; from the coding sequence GTGGCACGAGCCGTCCCCGCGGGTGGGCAGCCACCCGCGGGGACGCGGCCAGCACCGGGCCGCTCGATCCGGGACCGCAACCGGGTCGTCGGGCTGCTCGCCGTCCTGCCGGCGTTCCTCGTCGTCGTCGGGTTCATGGCGTTCCCCGTGCTGTTCGCGCTCTACATCTCCTTCACCCGGACGAACGGCCTGACGTACCGGTGGGTCGGCCTGAGCAACTACGTCGCGCTCCTGCGCGACCCGATCGTTCACGAGGTGTTCCTCAACAACGTGACGTTCCTGGTCTCGGTCCCTCTCGTCATCTTCGTCGCGCTCGTCGTCTCCGTCCTGCTGTTCGACCGGGTGCGCGGGTGGCGGGCCTTCCGGGTGATCTTCTTCCTGCCGAACGTCCTGTCCGTCGCCGTCATCGGCATCATGTTCCGCAACGCCTTCGGCTACTACGGGGCCGTCAACCAGGCGCTCGGGCTGCTCGGCGTCGAGCCGGTGCAGTTCTTCACGGACGGCCGGCTGGCGATCGCGGTCATCGTCCTCGCGCTGGTCTGGTCGGGCTTCGGCTACCAGTCGCTGCTCCTGCTCGCCGGGCTGACGTCGATCGACCCCGCGGTCTTCGAGGCCGCGGCGCTCGACGGCGCCGGGTGGTGGAAGCGCCTGTGGTTCATCACGCTGCCGAACGTGCGGCGGGTGCTCGGGTTCGTCTTCATCATCAACGTCCTCTACACGTTCTCCTCGCTGTTCGGGTTCGTGTTCGTGATGACGGCCGGCGGGCCTGGGTTCGAGACCACGACGATCGACTACCTCGTCTACCTCAAGGCGTTCTCGAGCACGAACCTCGGCGCCGGGGCCGCGCTCGCGGTGCTGCTGTTCCTGTTCATCGGCGTGCTCACGCTGATCCAGAACCGCGTCTTCCGACTCCAGGAGGAGGACTGA
- a CDS encoding SMP-30/gluconolactonase/LRE family protein — MTRVIATGLGFPEALRWHDGRLWFSDMFRSRVARWSEADGVETVLGAEDGCPEMPGGLGWLPDGRLLVVDCLGRRVLVREDDGLRVHADLAGLTPHPLNDLHVDPDGVAWVGGYGFDPELDAPVPSPLWRIDPGTGDVEPTAAGLVFPNGCERTERGLVVAETFADRVTVLDDRGDPSPLALLPPGSGPDGLSVAPDGRVWVALAFAGALVSVEPDGGVTRVLEAGTSAVGSGRAGVYDCAVEPGGRRVAVAGADVDEEVAAREDTGHLLLLDLAPRSGLPSG, encoded by the coding sequence ATGACCCGGGTGATCGCGACGGGGCTGGGGTTCCCCGAGGCGCTGCGCTGGCACGACGGCCGGCTCTGGTTCAGCGACATGTTCCGCTCGCGGGTGGCGCGGTGGTCGGAGGCCGACGGCGTCGAGACGGTGCTGGGGGCCGAGGACGGATGCCCCGAGATGCCGGGCGGGCTGGGCTGGCTGCCGGACGGGCGCCTGCTCGTCGTCGACTGCCTCGGCCGGCGCGTGCTCGTGCGCGAGGACGACGGGCTGCGCGTGCACGCCGACCTCGCGGGGCTCACGCCCCACCCGCTCAACGACCTGCACGTCGACCCGGACGGCGTGGCCTGGGTCGGCGGCTACGGGTTCGACCCCGAGCTGGACGCCCCGGTGCCGTCACCGCTGTGGCGCATCGACCCCGGGACGGGCGACGTCGAGCCGACGGCCGCCGGGCTGGTCTTCCCGAACGGCTGCGAGCGGACCGAGCGCGGGCTCGTCGTCGCCGAGACGTTCGCCGACCGGGTCACCGTGCTCGACGACCGCGGTGATCCCTCACCGCTCGCCCTCCTCCCGCCGGGGTCGGGCCCCGACGGCCTCTCGGTCGCGCCCGACGGACGGGTGTGGGTCGCGCTCGCCTTCGCCGGCGCGCTCGTCAGCGTCGAGCCCGACGGCGGCGTCACGCGCGTGCTCGAGGCCGGGACGAGCGCCGTCGGCTCGGGCCGCGCCGGCGTGTACGACTGCGCGGTCGAGCCGGGCGGGCGTCGCGTGGCGGTCGCCGGGGCCGACGTGGACGAGGAGGTCGCGGCGCGCGAGGACACCGGCCACCTCCTGCTGCTCGACCTCGCGCCGCGGTCGGGCCTGCCGTCCGGCTAG
- a CDS encoding FAD-binding and (Fe-S)-binding domain-containing protein produces MARRPDRADADVRPEPELRAAFEAADVADVSDRPLDRLVGAHDASHVRVVPRLVASARTTADVVAALRVARERGVPVTFRSGGTSLSGQAAGGGLLLDTRRGFRRVEVLEDGRSVRAQPGATLRAINARLARHGRVLGPDPASEIACTLGGVLANNSSGMACGTRHNAYATIASAVLVLASGTVIDTGAEEADRLLLAAEPAVHAGLLALRDELRADPAATATIRRQFAGKNTMGYGLNSFLDHDEPVRILEHLAIGSEGTLAFIAEATLRTVELHARASTGLAVLPSVVAAARAVPALAAAGAATVELLDATSLRVAQRAPRAPGWLRDLDVREHAALLVEVRAGDDAALAAAESALSDALAGIGAVRPVELTRAADERAALWHIRKGLYAAVAGAREPGTTALLEDIAVPLQRLGRTCVLLGDLLETHGYRDAVVFGHAKDGNLHFLLTERVDDADGAARLAAFTGGLVDLVLGEGGTLKAEHGTGRVMAPFVERQYGPYLTGVMWRVKRLLDPEGILNPGAVLSADPGAHLRDLKPFPALTDAAAPAGDCVECGYCEPSCPSRDLTLTPRARIVLRREIALARDRGDDALAADLELSERWSSVETCAADGMCAVACPVGIDTGEVVRRLRAERVGPVARAAGRLAADAWPALAAGASLAMSAAHALEPASAAATVALRRVLPHELVPRLDPGLPGGGRRRPRRADLAPAAVLLPSCTGQLVGPDGGHGGGDGAGDGRDGAGDGLPVAEAVLELARRAGVGLRTPERLDALCCGAPWRSKGHEDGARRVVDRTVAELLRASDDGALPVVVDASTCAAALASAAAGAAAGRGRALRVVDAVSWVAGHVLPHLAEPRRVAEVVLHPTCSDVKSGADLVTLAGALADTVTVPRDWGCCGFAGDRGLLHPELTASATAAEAAELADAEADAYCSTNRTCEIALTRATGRTYGHLLTLLELATRP; encoded by the coding sequence ATGGCCCGACGACCCGACCGAGCCGACGCCGACGTGCGCCCGGAGCCGGAGCTGCGCGCGGCGTTCGAGGCGGCCGACGTCGCCGACGTCAGCGACCGGCCGCTCGACCGCCTCGTCGGCGCCCACGACGCCTCGCACGTGCGGGTGGTGCCGAGGCTCGTCGCCAGCGCCCGGACGACGGCCGACGTCGTCGCGGCGCTCCGGGTCGCTCGCGAGCGCGGCGTCCCGGTCACGTTCCGCTCGGGCGGCACGAGCCTGAGCGGCCAGGCCGCCGGCGGGGGCCTGCTCCTGGACACGCGGCGCGGCTTCCGCCGGGTGGAGGTGCTGGAGGACGGGCGGTCGGTCCGGGCGCAGCCCGGCGCGACGCTGCGCGCGATCAACGCGCGGCTCGCGCGGCACGGCCGGGTCCTCGGCCCCGACCCGGCGAGCGAGATCGCCTGCACGCTGGGCGGCGTCCTCGCGAACAACTCCAGCGGCATGGCGTGCGGCACGCGGCACAACGCCTACGCGACGATCGCGAGCGCCGTGCTCGTCCTCGCCTCGGGCACGGTGATCGACACCGGGGCCGAGGAGGCCGACCGGCTGCTGCTGGCGGCCGAGCCGGCCGTGCACGCCGGGCTGCTCGCGCTGCGGGACGAGCTGCGCGCCGACCCGGCGGCCACCGCGACGATCCGCCGCCAGTTCGCCGGCAAGAACACGATGGGCTACGGCCTCAACTCCTTCCTCGACCACGACGAGCCGGTGCGCATCCTCGAGCACCTCGCGATCGGCAGCGAGGGGACGCTCGCCTTCATCGCCGAGGCGACGCTGCGCACGGTGGAGCTGCACGCCCGCGCGAGCACGGGCCTCGCCGTCCTGCCCTCCGTCGTCGCGGCCGCCCGCGCCGTGCCGGCACTCGCGGCCGCGGGGGCGGCGACCGTCGAGCTGCTCGACGCCACGAGCCTGCGGGTGGCCCAGCGAGCCCCGCGGGCGCCCGGCTGGCTGCGCGACCTCGACGTCCGTGAGCACGCCGCGCTGCTCGTGGAGGTCCGCGCCGGTGACGACGCGGCCCTGGCGGCGGCCGAGTCGGCGCTGTCCGACGCGCTCGCCGGGATCGGCGCCGTGCGTCCCGTCGAGCTCACCCGGGCGGCCGACGAGCGCGCGGCGCTGTGGCACATCCGCAAGGGTCTGTACGCGGCGGTCGCCGGGGCGCGGGAGCCGGGGACGACCGCGCTGCTCGAGGACATCGCGGTGCCCCTCCAGCGTCTCGGCCGCACGTGCGTGCTGCTCGGCGACCTGCTGGAGACGCACGGCTACCGCGACGCCGTGGTGTTCGGGCACGCCAAGGACGGCAACCTCCACTTCCTGCTGACCGAGCGGGTGGACGACGCGGACGGTGCGGCGCGCCTGGCCGCGTTCACCGGCGGCCTGGTCGACCTCGTCCTCGGCGAGGGCGGGACGCTCAAGGCCGAGCACGGGACGGGGCGCGTGATGGCCCCCTTCGTCGAGCGCCAGTACGGCCCCTACCTGACCGGCGTGATGTGGCGGGTCAAGCGCCTGCTCGACCCCGAGGGCATCCTCAACCCCGGCGCGGTGCTGTCCGCGGACCCGGGTGCGCACCTGCGCGACCTCAAGCCGTTCCCCGCCCTGACCGACGCGGCGGCCCCGGCGGGCGACTGCGTCGAGTGCGGGTACTGCGAGCCGTCCTGTCCCAGCCGCGACCTCACGCTGACGCCCCGGGCCCGGATCGTGCTGCGACGGGAGATCGCGCTCGCCCGCGACCGCGGGGACGACGCCCTCGCGGCCGACCTGGAGCTGTCGGAGCGCTGGTCGAGCGTCGAGACGTGCGCGGCGGACGGGATGTGCGCCGTGGCCTGTCCCGTCGGGATCGACACCGGGGAGGTCGTCCGGCGGCTGCGCGCGGAGCGCGTCGGGCCCGTGGCCCGCGCCGCCGGCCGGCTCGCCGCCGATGCCTGGCCGGCGCTCGCGGCCGGGGCGTCGCTGGCGATGTCGGCGGCGCACGCGCTCGAGCCCGCGAGCGCCGCAGCCACCGTCGCGCTGCGCCGGGTGCTGCCGCACGAGCTGGTGCCGCGGCTCGACCCGGGTCTGCCGGGCGGCGGGCGGCGCCGTCCGCGGCGGGCCGACCTCGCCCCGGCGGCGGTGCTGCTGCCCTCGTGCACGGGCCAGCTCGTCGGGCCGGACGGCGGGCACGGGGGTGGCGACGGGGCCGGCGACGGGCGGGACGGGGCCGGCGACGGGCTTCCGGTCGCGGAGGCGGTGCTGGAGCTCGCCCGGCGGGCCGGTGTCGGCCTGCGCACGCCCGAGCGGCTGGACGCCCTGTGCTGCGGCGCGCCGTGGCGCTCGAAGGGGCACGAGGACGGCGCTCGCCGCGTCGTCGACCGCACCGTGGCCGAGCTGCTGCGGGCGAGCGACGACGGCGCGCTGCCGGTCGTGGTCGACGCCAGCACGTGCGCGGCGGCGCTCGCGAGCGCCGCCGCCGGGGCCGCGGCGGGACGCGGCCGCGCGCTGCGGGTGGTCGACGCCGTGTCGTGGGTCGCCGGGCACGTGCTGCCGCACCTGGCCGAGCCGCGGCGCGTGGCTGAGGTCGTGCTGCACCCGACGTGCTCCGACGTGAAGTCCGGCGCCGACCTGGTCACGCTGGCCGGCGCCCTCGCGGACACGGTGACCGTGCCGCGGGACTGGGGCTGCTGCGGCTTCGCCGGCGACCGCGGGCTGCTGCACCCGGAGCTCACCGCCTCGGCCACGGCGGCGGAGGCCGCCGAGCTGGCCGACGCCGAGGCCGACGCGTACTGCTCGACCAACCGGACCTGCGAGATCGCGCTCACGCGCGCCACCGGCCGGACCTACGGCCACCTGCTGACGCTGCTCGAGCTGGCCACGCGCCCGTAG
- a CDS encoding mandelate racemase/muconate lactonizing enzyme family protein, whose protein sequence is MIIDSIDFFYGSMPEVTLEADGSQDALLVRVATDDGSVGWGECEASPLVSIAAFVAPRSHGVCQPVSASVIGQRIDGVADIERLTRLVGRNSMDLLQAAHTWSGIEIALWDLLGRRLGEPVWRLLGYERSHPKVPYASMLMGDSPQLTLERAREARARGFLAVKVGWGGYGTGTAREDADHVAAAREGVGPDGVLLVDAGQIWVDDLEAAAARLAALQAADALWLEEPFVPYAFGAHARLAELAGSVGIAGGEGAHNPHMAINLIELGGVRFIQVDAARIGGIGPARQVADVALASGVTYVNHTFTSHLALSASLQPFAGLATHRICEYPAEPKQLALDLSRQHIALDANGEIAAPDAPGLGIDVDPAGLSPYLRDVEILVDGRTLFASPSLPGEPARARLAATTARPATTTAPASGPATPSVLDPSRALQ, encoded by the coding sequence GTGATCATCGACTCGATCGACTTCTTCTACGGCTCGATGCCCGAGGTGACCCTGGAGGCCGACGGCAGCCAGGACGCGCTGCTCGTCCGCGTCGCCACCGACGACGGCAGCGTCGGCTGGGGCGAGTGCGAGGCGTCCCCGCTCGTGTCGATCGCCGCCTTCGTCGCCCCCCGCTCGCACGGCGTGTGCCAACCCGTCTCGGCCAGCGTGATCGGGCAGCGGATCGACGGCGTCGCCGACATCGAGCGGCTGACCCGGCTCGTCGGGCGCAACAGCATGGACCTCCTCCAGGCGGCCCACACGTGGTCCGGCATCGAGATCGCCCTGTGGGACCTGCTCGGCCGTCGCCTCGGCGAGCCGGTGTGGCGCCTGCTCGGGTACGAGCGGTCCCACCCGAAGGTGCCGTACGCGTCGATGCTCATGGGCGACTCCCCGCAGCTCACGCTCGAGCGGGCGCGGGAGGCGCGGGCGCGTGGCTTCCTGGCGGTCAAGGTCGGCTGGGGCGGGTACGGGACGGGCACCGCGCGGGAGGACGCCGACCACGTCGCCGCCGCCCGCGAGGGCGTCGGCCCGGACGGGGTGCTCCTGGTCGACGCCGGGCAGATCTGGGTCGACGACCTCGAGGCGGCGGCGGCCCGGCTGGCCGCGCTCCAGGCCGCGGACGCGCTGTGGCTCGAGGAGCCGTTCGTCCCGTACGCCTTCGGCGCACACGCGCGCCTGGCGGAGCTGGCGGGCAGCGTCGGCATCGCCGGCGGCGAGGGCGCGCACAACCCGCACATGGCGATCAACCTGATCGAGCTCGGCGGCGTGCGGTTCATCCAGGTCGACGCGGCCAGGATCGGCGGGATCGGCCCGGCGCGGCAGGTGGCCGACGTCGCGCTGGCCAGCGGCGTCACCTACGTCAACCACACGTTCACGTCCCACCTCGCGCTCTCCGCGTCGCTGCAGCCGTTCGCCGGCCTGGCGACGCACCGCATCTGCGAGTACCCGGCGGAGCCGAAGCAGCTCGCGCTCGACCTCTCGCGCCAGCACATCGCGCTCGACGCGAACGGGGAGATCGCCGCCCCCGACGCCCCCGGCCTCGGCATCGACGTCGACCCGGCCGGGCTGAGCCCGTACCTGCGCGACGTCGAGATCCTCGTCGACGGTCGCACGCTGTTCGCCAGCCCGTCCCTGCCCGGGGAGCCGGCGCGGGCGCGGCTGGCCGCGACGACGGCGCGGCCAGCGACGACGACAGCGCCCGCGAGCGGCCCCGCCACCCCCTCGGTCCTCGACCCCTCCCGCGCGCTACAGTGA